atctacatatatacatatataatacatccTTCATTTCAATAGATACTCAAACCTAAACAACAGAAGAATTTAACTGCAGCGGAATTCACATGCAAGGAATGCTCAAAAAgctataaatttgcaaaaaacttagaacgtcatataaaaaaatgccaTAGTGAAGAATTACAATACACATGTGTGCGTTGTAAACAGAATTTTACCGATGAGCGATTACTAAACACACACCTGAGAAAAAAACATGCCGGATTTCCATGTGGAGAATGCGACAAGGTATATTCCAGTAAAGAAGCATTAAATATTCATCAATACAAGCACACTGGTGTACGAGGATTCCATTGTAGCATAGAAGGCTgtggaaaatctttttttaatcCAAAGCAGTTATCGATGCATACACGTTATGTACAtcgattagaaaaaaattttgtatgtgaAATATGTGGATTTCGCACTAAGGGTCAACCTGCTTTAATTGTGCACAAGCGTTCACACACTGGAGAAAAGCCATTTGTATGTAATTTGTGCGGTAAAGCATTTGCTTCTAAATCGCTATTATGTGAGCATGAACCGTCGCATTCGAATGAGCGACCACATGTGTGCGATGTCTGTGGACGAGCGTTTGCACGACCAAAAGCACTGTATCATCACAAACATCTTCATTTGGGCATAAAGAAATTTGTGTGTAAACTCTGTGGACGTGCCTTTGCACAAATGGCCGGGCTCGCCGGTCATATGCGGCAACACAAAGGGGATAACTGTTAAACGTCAAGTTGCAATTGAATTTgcaacaaatttaatttgttatgcTATTCacaacattaagttttattaattaataagaaCATAAataagatgttttttttttaattcaatttcgaGATgtacaatttcaattaaaaaattacaatcttCTATTGAGAATGGTTTTGAGCTAAATTTGGTAATTGTTTACATTCATAAAAGTTGGAAACAAAGTAGTTGTAGTAGTTcatattaaaattgatttttaatatcTTGATACATTTACTACATATCTTGCATCcaataattacaattttagcATCGCTTTCTACAAAGGTGACACTTATTAGATATTCGCTTTATATCAACAAAGTAAAACATATGAAAACAGCTGTTCACTACTGGATTTGCCGTTCGTAAACAAATCTAAAGTTTGTTGTTTAGTAGAAGATTGCATGCAAAAATGCTTAAAGTCGTTAATGCTGCACATAATTACTCCAAGTCCAAATGTGGCGAAATTCATTATCAATCTTCGACATTTTcgattttgtgcattttttgtGGTATGAAAACGCTTGCATTTTCTGAATTCTGTGaacattttaataaacattatGAAGAATTCGCGAACGAATTATCTGATACCGAAGTAGTGACTATTAATATTGAAAGCAACAGTACGACAAATTCCAATTGTAAGCATGATCCATTGAAATTAGAAGCAGCAGATCTGACAAATGATTCGGAAGTGGGATTAAACGTTCTTGGGGCACCCAATCAGGAAACAATTATAGTAGAAAATAAAAACGATGACAGCCTTACTGATGTTCAGTTGCTTCCGCACAAAATAGTATTTGATGCAATACAATATGATAAGAATATTGTAAAAGACAAGATGAAAGAAGAAAGTGCTGACGTAAGTTTAACAACTATTTGCTCAGATTAGAAAAACTTGAagctaatttttatattttttaaaatataggtGAAAACTAAACCGACTAATCAAACAAATTTAGTAGATTGTTCAACTTTCAGAAGGACTTCAGGTCATGAAAACATCAGTGAGAGCGAATGTGATCATACGGATACAAACCATATAGAAAGTACGCCAAATGGGAGTATTGATTGGACGAAATCCTATGAACCAAATTTGTTAAGAAATAGTGACAAACGTCCTTACAAAGCACGTAATACACCAAATATGTGCACATATTGTGGTAAAACATTTCGTCGCCGTTTGCAGCTGGATAcgcatttaaatatacataccgGGTCCAAACCACACCAATGTGAGATTTGTGGACGTCAGTTTCGTGCAGTGACAACATTAGCACGCCATCGCAATACTCACCAAAATCGCTCCGATTTCAACTGTAAGTTTTGTGTGAAGTCTTTTTCTCGGCGCGCAGCAATGTTAAGCCATGAATTGCGGCACACACAAAAGCGAAACGTGCCATGCGACGAGTGTGAAAAGCTATTCTACACAGTTAATCAAATGGATACACATAAACGAAAAGTTCATCATTTGACGGATGATGCATCTTTACCATTTCAATGCAATTTGTGTACGAATCGCTATCGTAGTGCATCTATGTTAAGTACGCATAAGTTCAAAAAGCACTATAaaacagcaaaaatattttgtgagcaGTGTGACAAGAAGTTCATTGATGAAGCTCAATTAGAGGTGCACAAAACTATACACAAACCAACTCTGAAACATAATTCTTAATAATTTGGTACATTTAGTAATTAAGAtcgttttttaattgttttatatttctgtcgttgaaatatacatacacatgtgttcACTTCATCACTCATCAAATATCTTTGGTTGATTTGCCTATGCTGGGAAAAGTAGATTTTccttaataattaaaaactggCATATGAAATTTAATCGTTTCATATGATTAAGGACTGCCCTAATAAAATAACAAGTTTCAATTGTGAATTatcttataatttttcaattgcaACACGTAGCTTTAGTAAAGAAGAGGAGAAAtgtgaaaatgtttaattttactattattgttatcatttaaagaactaatttcaattttctaaAAGTATGCATTATTGGGTACTATTTATTCAAGAATGAATTCATCTGATAATCAGAACATAAATGACTTTGCTGTTCTTGAAGACTCTATTGATAGTGATCCAACCACAAATCTAATTGAGGACGATATTCAGTGTGGACTGATATTTTTCAGTGAGACAACAAGGGTTCTGAAGTTTTTTTGCACTTATTGTGAAAAAGTTAGCgaaaatatcaattatttttgtcAGCATTTAAGTGAACATATAAACGATGATGAGAAAGAAAAGTTGCACGAAGGATTTAGTGCCGACATTATGCCTGAAGATTCTATGGATGACgacgcaacagcaacagcaacacgcGAGGCGGTAGTTTACGAAGCAGGACCAAATCAGTCTCTCCTTCCATGCGATTTAGCCGGTTTTGATGAATCGAAAATGGTTGTGGAAGAATTGGATGAAGCGGAGGAAATAGCTGCAGAAGTGGAAGCGGAAATGCGTCAAGAGTTTGAAGGCGatcaaatgtatgtaaatgatgAAAATAGTTGCTCAGAAGACTTTTTTGGTTACGTGCAGACTGATGAAAATCATTTGACAGTGAAAAACCAAAGAGAAGAACAGAAGTCCACAAACGACTTCAAAAGAACTTCAAAGGGACAAGTTAAAataatgcaatttaaaaattccaaaaagaaaaaacgcgTAACTACAGTAAAGGTTATTGCTTTGAAAAATAGAGTAGCGGAACTTTATGAACGTATTAAGCTTGAAGAAGAGCGGCGATCTCGAATTAACACCACAAATCCTGAATCTTGCGATGTACCGATGGATGAGCAAAACAATGTAATTACTAGAGAAAATGAAACGTCCGTTGAGGAAAGTACGGAACCGGTACGCCATATAATTGGCGAAACGGTCATTACACTGCTGCCACAAACTGTATCGAATGTTGAACCAGCCAAATTCAGTGGCAATGTAGTGCCCAtgataaataacataaacaGGCAAGATAGCACCGATGATAAGACGACTTGTCCTGCTTGTGGAAGGAAATTCAGGAGTGCCTTTAGCCTTACCATTCATAAGCGTACTCATTATCTGGAATCGGACAGCAATGTAAAGTTGGCTCACAAATGCTCTGACTGCGATcagttgtttaataaaattccaGATTTAAAAGATCATATACAACAGGTTCATTATCCTGATGgatttatatgcaaaatatgtaataaaaaacttaCAAGTCTCACCCTTTTGGAGACACACATGAGAAAGGTGCATCTATCTAGACCATTTAATTGCGAAATTTGTCGAAAGAACTTTGACACCCGCGATCGGTTTGAAGAACATGTTAAAGCGCATGTATCAGGTCAGCCATATCGATGCCACATATGTGGGCGAAAATACAGTACAGAATGCATACTTAAACAGCATCTGCGTAGACACAAGGAACAAATTCCCCAATGTTGCGTGGTTTGCGGAAAGCTGACTTTGCGTATAACACAGCATATGAAAATTCATGCGCCGCGACCGAAAAGGATACTTAGCTGCAAAGCATGTGGCAAAGTCTTCAATTTCAGTTCAGGTTTGAGTCACCATTACAAAGTAATGCATAAACTACAGAAATCTCCTACAAAAGTAAAGCAAGAAAACGTAGCTCAAATACCAACTGATGAAGAGGAGATCAAAACAGGATTAGTGGTGGTGAAAGAAGAAACTGATAGGACAGAAAACTCTGAAGAGATCATACAAAAAGAGGAAGAGGCGAAGCGAGTTATCGTCGAACTTATACAAAATGCGACTTATACTTCATTTTTTCCGGATAACTTTAATAGTTCGATGGATTCTGGGCCACCAATAGCACGTGAGGAAACGATTTCGGCTGTAAATAGCATTGTAAATGAAGAAAACTCATGAAGTAATATTTACAAACTAATTtgtaggaatattttgtatatgttgGTAGAATAATGACTATAGaaaaaccataaataaatatcaaaatataaatgaaagtaTTCCGATGCAATCCGATTAATCCTGAAAAGTAGACGATAATCAATGACGGAATTTAGTTCAATATTAGACTTGGTTGTATAAATCGCTCGTACCTTCAATATTTAAGTGGCAACCCTCATCGTACGTCAAAATTGTCATATCGGCTCATTATCAGTTAACAACCTTGTTAATTTGTTTGCATCGGCAAATAACACGCGTTAATTATTTAGTTGCAGTTGtttaaattctataaaaatgCATCCAGATCTTACTGAGCGTATATTGCAGCATTTAGAAGGCACCGACAGAGTTAGCACCATTGACTTGGCCACATTGTTTGATGTAGATCATCAGAAAATTGTTGGTGCATTGAAAAGTATCGAAGCTCATGGAAATTTGTTAAAAGCTGAAGTAACCTTAGTGAAGAGTTTAGAGTTGACGGAGGAGGGGCAGACTGTAATGACGAATGGTAGCCACGAAGCAAATTTATATGGTACTGTGCCATCGGAAGGAGTGCCTCAAGACGAACTTATGAAGAGTGGTCCAAATGCTAAGATTGGGTACAGTAAAGCGATGTCACTCGGTTGGATATTTTTAGACAAATCTGTGAGTCCACCACTCGTCAAAAGAAAAGTGGACAAAATCGAAGATACGGTAAAGAAATCTTTGGAAGAGATATCAAAAAACAAAGCTGATCTTCCACCACATGTTATTAAGGAATTTAAAAAGCGAAAATTGTTGCAAGAGATTACAACAAAAAGCTTTATTTTAAGTAAAGGACCGGAATTCGCCACGACGTTAACGAAGCTGGAGACAGATTTGACAGTGGACATGCTAGCTAGTGGATTGTGGAAGGACCTTAAGTTTAAATCGTATAATTTCGATGCCTTGGGTGCTGCTCCTATGAGAGGACACTTGCATCCTCTACAAAAAGTGCGTACTGAATTCCGTCAGATATTTTTGGAAATGGGCTTTTCGGAAATGCCCACAAACAACTATATTGAGTCGTCTTTCTGGAACTTTGATGCGTTATTTGTGCCACAACAGCATCCCGCTCGAGATGCTCAAGATACATTCTTTATAAGCAATCCGgcaaaaagttataaatttccACAAGAATATATGCAACGTGTGCAGGAGGTACATTCACGTGGTGGTTATGATTCAACTGGTTATGTGTATGATTGGAAATTGGAAGAAGCTCAAAGGAATACGCTGCGCACTCACACTACCGCAGTAAGTGCACGAATGTTATATAAATTGGCAAATCAAGCGGAAGGTTTTCGtccagtaaaatattttagtattgaTAAAGTGTTCCGAAATGAGACACTGGATGCAACACATCTTGCTGAGTTCCATCAAGTAGAGGGTGTAGTTGCAGATATAGGTCTAACACTAGGTGACTTAATTGGCACATTATATGAGTTCTTCCGCAAACTTGGAATTGAGAAGCTGGAGTTCAAACCTGCTTATAACCCCTATACCGAACCCAGCATGGAAATCTTCTGCTTTCATCCAGGTCTTAATAAATGGATTGAGGTTGGAAATTCAGGAGTTTTTAGACCAGAACTCTTGTTACCTATGGGTTTGCCAGAAAATGTTAATGTAATTGCTTGGGGTCTGTCATTGGAACGACCAACAATGATAAAATATGGCATCAATAATATACGAGACTTGATCGGACCTAAAGTTGACTTGAAAATGGTAGAAGAGGGACCGATTTGTCGTTTGGATAAATAAATGCAGTTTTCTTGAGTAATTTGAAAAAAGAATGTAAACGTTGGAATGTTTGAttagaatatttaataaaaatgtatttaaaaacagTTCAGCATTTTATGTTAAATACCTACctatatttttacaaacatatttttaatgaaaaaatataaacatttttgattCTTGATTCTTGGTTAGCAAGCAATGAAAGTTTACGTGTGTACACTCCAGAGTAAGTTGTATAAGTTTAAATAGTCTGTAGATGTCGC
The sequence above is drawn from the Bactrocera oleae isolate idBacOlea1 chromosome 5, idBacOlea1, whole genome shotgun sequence genome and encodes:
- the LOC106618427 gene encoding zinc finger protein 493, which translates into the protein MLKALNTSQTFVQLVDKKCAEIFFRKENCFTIICTHCELKTFSFEEYLLHFKNVHLATNDSFQSNTNIETVEIKIEGGNDFKETADNEFSTLIELQEVPFSNSTNLSSAFVAKNIITADDLEEHNEWLNDEEEVKSDEELSNQGSEYIPRILKPKQQKNLTAAEFTCKECSKSYKFAKNLERHIKKCHSEELQYTCVRCKQNFTDERLLNTHLRKKHAGFPCGECDKVYSSKEALNIHQYKHTGVRGFHCSIEGCGKSFFNPKQLSMHTRYVHRLEKNFVCEICGFRTKGQPALIVHKRSHTGEKPFVCNLCGKAFASKSLLCEHEPSHSNERPHVCDVCGRAFARPKALYHHKHLHLGIKKFVCKLCGRAFAQMAGLAGHMRQHKGDNCYLLFSRRLHAKMLKVVNAAHNYSKSKCGEIHYQSSTFSILCIFCGMKTLAFSEFCEHFNKHYEEFANELSDTEVVTINIESNSTTNSNCKHDPLKLEAADLTNDSEVGLNVLGAPNQETIIVENKNDDSLTDVQLLPHKIVFDAIQYDKNIVKDKMKEESADVKTKPTNQTNLVDCSTFRRTSGHENISESECDHTDTNHIESTPNGSIDWTKSYEPNLLRNSDKRPYKARNTPNMCTYCGKTFRRRLQLDTHLNIHTGSKPHQCEICGRQFRAVTTLARHRNTHQNRSDFNCKFCVKSFSRRAAMLSHELRHTQKRNVPCDECEKLFYTVNQMDTHKRKVHHLTDDASLPFQCNLCTNRYRSASMLSTHKFKKHYKTAKIFCEQCDKKFIDEAQLEVHKTIHKPTLKHNS
- the LOC118679680 gene encoding uncharacterized protein, which encodes MNSSDNQNINDFAVLEDSIDSDPTTNLIEDDIQCGLIFFSETTRVLKFFCTYCEKVSENINYFCQHLSEHINDDEKEKLHEGFSADIMPEDSMDDDATATATREAVVYEAGPNQSLLPCDLAGFDESKMVVEELDEAEEIAAEVEAEMRQEFEGDQMYVNDENSCSEDFFGYVQTDENHLTVKNQREEQKSTNDFKRTSKGQVKIMQFKNSKKKKRVTTVKVIALKNRVAELYERIKLEEERRSRINTTNPESCDVPMDEQNNVITRENETSVEESTEPVRHIIGETVITLLPQTVSNVEPAKFSGNVVPMINNINRQDSTDDKTTCPACGRKFRSAFSLTIHKRTHYLESDSNVKLAHKCSDCDQLFNKIPDLKDHIQQVHYPDGFICKICNKKLTSLTLLETHMRKVHLSRPFNCEICRKNFDTRDRFEEHVKAHVSGQPYRCHICGRKYSTECILKQHLRRHKEQIPQCCVVCGKLTLRITQHMKIHAPRPKRILSCKACGKVFNFSSGLSHHYKVMHKLQKSPTKVKQENVAQIPTDEEEIKTGLVVVKEETDRTENSEEIIQKEEEAKRVIVELIQNATYTSFFPDNFNSSMDSGPPIAREETISAVNSIVNEENS
- the alpha-PheRS gene encoding phenylalanine--tRNA ligase alpha subunit codes for the protein MHPDLTERILQHLEGTDRVSTIDLATLFDVDHQKIVGALKSIEAHGNLLKAEVTLVKSLELTEEGQTVMTNGSHEANLYGTVPSEGVPQDELMKSGPNAKIGYSKAMSLGWIFLDKSVSPPLVKRKVDKIEDTVKKSLEEISKNKADLPPHVIKEFKKRKLLQEITTKSFILSKGPEFATTLTKLETDLTVDMLASGLWKDLKFKSYNFDALGAAPMRGHLHPLQKVRTEFRQIFLEMGFSEMPTNNYIESSFWNFDALFVPQQHPARDAQDTFFISNPAKSYKFPQEYMQRVQEVHSRGGYDSTGYVYDWKLEEAQRNTLRTHTTAVSARMLYKLANQAEGFRPVKYFSIDKVFRNETLDATHLAEFHQVEGVVADIGLTLGDLIGTLYEFFRKLGIEKLEFKPAYNPYTEPSMEIFCFHPGLNKWIEVGNSGVFRPELLLPMGLPENVNVIAWGLSLERPTMIKYGINNIRDLIGPKVDLKMVEEGPICRLDK